A part of Thermodesulfobacteriota bacterium genomic DNA contains:
- a CDS encoding pentapeptide repeat-containing protein: MTRKSTLASIIVISALMFYVGCGDDGEDDSVPPGLGGGGPGDCTSACPTSCCPLSPGRAEACCCALRPPPTDVCFLLDLTGVCWSGCDLTEALLNGTKMEGANLRGANLTRANLNQANLKSAKLDMAILTGTSFFSADLRGADLSHTDLTTANLEFTKLIEAKFIGSNLMGQDLSTFDPGLELRDFIDADFTDANMTSVDFHGSRAISAKFIRADLTGANLSRVDLVAADFTDAKLINANLSGANLSDAILRNADLSGADLSNANLFKAILSGAKWVDGVHTCDAGSEGCCLVSRQCLAIP; encoded by the coding sequence ATGACGAGAAAAAGCACCCTCGCATCGATAATCGTGATAAGTGCCTTGATGTTTTATGTCGGATGCGGCGATGATGGTGAGGACGACTCTGTTCCGCCAGGCTTGGGGGGTGGCGGACCCGGTGACTGCACAAGTGCCTGCCCAACATCATGCTGCCCCCTTAGTCCGGGGCGGGCCGAAGCATGCTGTTGCGCCCTTCGTCCTCCGCCTACCGATGTATGTTTTTTACTGGATCTTACCGGCGTTTGCTGGAGTGGTTGCGACCTGACAGAAGCGCTTTTGAATGGTACCAAAATGGAAGGAGCGAATCTGCGCGGCGCCAATCTGACCAGAGCAAATCTTAACCAGGCCAATCTAAAGAGTGCGAAATTAGATATGGCGATTCTGACTGGCACTTCGTTTTTTTCCGCCGATCTTAGGGGAGCGGATTTGAGTCATACAGATTTGACAACAGCAAACCTGGAGTTTACGAAGCTCATTGAGGCGAAGTTTATAGGCTCTAACCTGATGGGACAAGATCTAAGTACATTTGACCCGGGGCTAGAGCTTAGGGATTTCATTGACGCTGATTTCACTGATGCGAATATGACCTCTGTTGATTTTCACGGTTCCCGAGCAATATCGGCAAAATTTATACGTGCGGATCTGACTGGAGCGAATTTGAGCCGTGTAGATCTGGTTGCAGCGGACTTTACCGACGCCAAACTGATAAATGCCAATCTTAGCGGGGCAAACCTTAGTGACGCAATACTTCGTAACGCAGATCTTTCAGGAGCAGACTTAAGCAATGCGAATCTGTTCAAAGCGATTCTTAGCGGCGCGAAATGGGTCGATGGCGTGCATACATGCGACGCTGGTTCTGAGGGTTGTTGCCTAGTCAGTCGACAGTGTCTCGCCATACCCTAG
- a CDS encoding PPC domain-containing protein — MRGRAGLTGDTFSFDATEGDEITLRHVENPSTGHLGSQATLILRNAESGSPLNEEITEDVPIEMNLTIPATGKYEIIVEQHDIPPEVWFRGDYFLKLESSGDTEEILPGEHVEH; from the coding sequence ATGCGAGGCCGGGCAGGCCTGACCGGGGATACCTTCAGTTTCGATGCGACCGAGGGGGATGAAATAACGCTCCGGCACGTAGAAAACCCGTCAACCGGGCATCTGGGATCACAGGCTACTTTAATACTTCGCAATGCAGAAAGCGGCAGTCCTCTCAATGAGGAGATAACAGAGGATGTTCCAATTGAAATGAATTTGACCATACCGGCTACGGGTAAATACGAGATCATAGTGGAGCAGCATGATATCCCGCCGGAGGTATGGTTCCGCGGAGATTACTTTCTGAAGTTGGAATCTTCCGGAGATACCGAGGAAATTCTCCCTGGAGAACACGTCGAACATTAG
- a CDS encoding S8 family serine peptidase, translating to MIKSIILLGTLSLAFALSSDADNLITRSKEDTKISSALSNALRSESAETQSLKSEKIEPLSFARDAVKYDQEGMARVYITLYELNQQNLEKLKSEGVNIEIYDKSLNLVQGGVKPDNIDHISELPFVKFIDLPNYGFTNAGSVQTEGDAVLGADEARETFAVAGTGVKVGVISDGINGLTESIGSGDLASGGVNIPSSPLTGGGISIDDPCPGFSPVTSTPGARPDVTTGAEGTAMAEIIHDVAPGAELFFAPGLGSDLEHRRARRCLTEVVDIIADDIAFYNAGPYDGSSAVSQESTDSALAGVANFIAVGNDALSHYQGMFTDTDTDGFHEFDESLGQPFNDLAGETLDVTIPAGADVRIVLQWDDPFGAADNDYDIALIGPADPSSSDDFILSVLLTTFFSINPQDGDDNPAEFIGVTNNGLDPLTVGIVIFDSLKFLGIGNAEPRELDLFVLGLPSLDEFIVPESSIANNSDADLVLSIGASGLGVLQSIDEIRPYSSRGPTNDGRLKPELVAPDGVSITGAGDFSVPFFGTSAAAPHAAGVAALLLEAEENLSMAKSGSMLTYEKLSPSEVSDALRNTAVDLGPPGTDNTFGSGRIDAFAAVQSVVQPPPTPTPTPTPTPTPSPTPTPTPTPTPSPTATPTVQPTIVDLQGDSNGGCTIGGSAQAGTAFINILIPLVPVFAIGFRMIRRRR from the coding sequence ATGATTAAATCAATAATTCTCTTAGGTACGTTATCTTTAGCCTTCGCTCTTTCAAGCGATGCCGATAACTTGATTACCAGATCAAAAGAAGACACGAAAATTTCATCTGCACTTTCCAATGCTTTGAGGAGTGAAAGTGCGGAAACTCAATCTCTCAAGTCAGAGAAAATTGAACCCCTATCTTTCGCAAGAGATGCTGTTAAATATGATCAGGAGGGAATGGCTCGAGTCTACATCACTCTTTATGAATTAAACCAGCAAAACTTAGAGAAACTAAAAAGCGAAGGAGTAAATATTGAAATATATGATAAATCGCTAAATTTAGTCCAGGGGGGGGTTAAACCAGACAACATCGATCATATATCAGAATTGCCTTTTGTTAAGTTCATTGATTTGCCAAATTATGGCTTTACTAATGCGGGTTCAGTTCAAACAGAAGGAGATGCTGTACTTGGCGCAGATGAGGCGAGGGAGACTTTTGCGGTAGCTGGAACAGGTGTAAAAGTAGGAGTCATATCAGATGGAATTAATGGCCTCACAGAGAGCATAGGAAGTGGGGATTTGGCATCGGGTGGTGTTAATATACCTTCCTCTCCGTTAACTGGCGGAGGTATAAGTATCGATGATCCATGCCCGGGATTTTCTCCTGTGACATCAACACCAGGTGCCAGGCCTGATGTGACTACAGGGGCAGAAGGCACGGCAATGGCAGAGATCATCCATGATGTAGCACCCGGAGCGGAACTTTTCTTTGCGCCTGGATTAGGTTCTGATTTAGAGCATAGGAGAGCAAGAAGATGTCTTACCGAAGTCGTAGACATAATTGCAGATGATATTGCCTTTTATAATGCTGGCCCATATGATGGCTCGAGTGCTGTTTCACAGGAGAGCACGGATTCGGCACTCGCGGGAGTGGCGAATTTCATAGCAGTCGGAAATGATGCTCTGAGTCATTATCAGGGAATGTTTACCGATACCGATACCGATGGATTTCATGAATTTGATGAAAGCCTTGGACAGCCATTCAATGATCTAGCTGGGGAGACACTAGATGTTACTATACCCGCCGGTGCTGATGTTAGAATTGTTCTCCAGTGGGATGATCCATTTGGCGCCGCGGATAACGATTATGATATTGCACTAATCGGCCCTGCCGATCCAAGCTCATCGGACGACTTTATTCTATCCGTATTATTGACCACCTTCTTTTCCATTAATCCTCAAGATGGTGATGATAATCCAGCCGAATTCATAGGAGTAACGAATAATGGGTTAGATCCTCTAACAGTTGGTATAGTAATCTTTGATTCTCTCAAGTTTCTAGGAATCGGCAATGCCGAGCCAAGGGAGTTGGATTTGTTTGTTCTGGGTCTCCCCAGTCTTGATGAATTTATTGTACCTGAAAGTAGTATTGCAAATAACAGTGATGCCGATTTAGTACTTTCCATTGGCGCGAGTGGCTTGGGAGTTCTGCAAAGTATAGATGAAATAAGACCTTATAGCTCTCGAGGCCCGACCAATGACGGCAGATTGAAACCGGAATTGGTTGCACCTGATGGTGTTTCAATTACTGGCGCAGGTGATTTTTCAGTCCCCTTCTTTGGAACTTCCGCGGCTGCTCCTCATGCCGCAGGAGTGGCAGCGCTTTTATTAGAGGCCGAAGAAAACCTATCTATGGCAAAATCTGGATCAATGCTCACATATGAAAAACTCTCTCCTTCAGAGGTTTCAGACGCATTGAGAAATACGGCTGTGGATTTAGGGCCTCCGGGAACAGATAATACTTTTGGTTCCGGAAGAATAGATGCTTTTGCAGCAGTGCAATCAGTTGTCCAACCACCACCCACACCTACACCGACTCCAACCCCAACACCCACCCCTAGCCCTACTCCCACACCCACCCCTACTCCTACACCATCTCCAACGGCCACACCTACAGTACAACCGACTATCGTCGATCTACAAGGGGATAGCAATGGAGGTTGCACTATTGGAGGCTCTGCTCAGGCTGGTACGGCTTTTATAAATATACTTATTCCTTTAGTCCCAGTATTTGCAATTGGGTTTAGGATGATTAGAAGAAGAAGGTAA